One window of Entelurus aequoreus isolate RoL-2023_Sb linkage group LG06, RoL_Eaeq_v1.1, whole genome shotgun sequence genomic DNA carries:
- the LOC133651426 gene encoding rRNA methyltransferase 2, mitochondrial-like produces the protein MRTPSHFRFLVLPESMFTSPIQRRLIHLTWRHPKKKSPAEKRWLVRQSNDPYVKASHAGNFRCRSAFKLLEIDDKFRLLQPGCSVVDCGAAPGAWSQVAVHRVNAAGTDSKLPCGTVLGIDLQNMHALDGAHFLSSHDVTDPATHAKLSRLLPGGQAHLLLSDMAPNASGFRDLDHERVVTLCFSLLDLAEKILRPGGSLLCKYWDGSLAGGLQDKLSLAFGSVQSLKPNASRKDSAERYFLARKYSKVKG, from the exons ATGCGCACTCCATCCCACTTCCGGTTTCTCGTCCTTCCAGAAAGCATGTTTACAAGTCCCATACAGCGAAGACTGATCCACCTGACGTGGCGTCATCCGAAGAAGAAAAGTCCCGCGGAAAAAAGGTGGCTCGTCCGCCAGTCGAACGACCCCTACGTCAAAGCTTCGCACGCCGGGAACTTTCGCTGCCGGAGCGCCTTCAAATTGCTGGAGATCGACGACAAGTTCCGGCTCCTTCAGCCGGGATGCAGCGTGGTGGACTGCGGTGCTGCGCCCGGAGCCTGGAGCCAGGTGGCGGTTCATAGGGTCAACGCGGCAGGGACAG ATTCAAAGTTACCCTGTGGTACGGTCCTCGGCATTGACCTCCAAAACATGCACGCTCTGGATGGCGCCCACTTCCTGTCCAGCCACGACGTCACCGACCCCGCCACGCACGCCAAGCTCTCCCGCCTGCTCCCCGGGGGCCAGGCTCATCTCCTCCTCAGTGACATGGCCCCCAACGCCAGCGGCTTCCGGGACCTGGACCACGAGAGAGTCGTCACGCTGTGCTTTTCTCTCCTGGACTTGGCCGAGAAGATCCTGCGGCCTGGAGGTTCTCTCCTGTGCAAGTACTGGGACGGGTCCCTGGCCGGTGGACTCCAGGATAAACTCTCGCTTGCGTTTGGTAGCGTACAGAGTTTAAAGCCAAATGCAAGCCGGAAGGACTCTGCGGAGAGGTATTTCCTCGCCAGGAAGTACAGTAAAGTTAAGGGATAG